A portion of the Cydia strobilella chromosome 5, ilCydStro3.1, whole genome shotgun sequence genome contains these proteins:
- the LOC134741297 gene encoding uncharacterized protein LOC134741297, translated as MAIEPLNASVKRSVLIVINSTTELCARRKLKKTAVTQIAGQHNKHLTCRLLMDCGSMRSYITNRLAKDLEIKKDKEVDLIVYTFGSNKPYTIKSSSAEVTVLTKRQIEKKIKVNIVPHITDHVPVVKIDHPKIDITADDESVGQRVDLLIGNDLYFSFLRKDLLKIKDDLYLIDSDFGWLTGGFDKAFNNNNEDVLSVVTYCSCHDANCPYFSEPDLPLRNIDIKFLWALESIGITDSPKTTKEEEAVHHFNENVKYCEGRYQVKWPWVQYPPELPTNYGLALGRLKSLLKRSDEETLDNYKEILKEQLEANVIEIVQPSPFHEITHPIHFLPHHIVKQKGKRGRIVYDASSKIKNEKSLNECLYGGPSMLEDLTGLIFNFRTGKIGITADVERAFLQVGLQTEDRDVTRFLWVKDPSKEVTDDNIVQYRFCRVPFGIISSPFLLTATIRHHISKTENSLLSKIADRCYVDNLVTSADSNKEALQLYKDTNRVFHELGMNIRDWMSNDKSFVGEIPLSQREKRTDKMKILGLLWDIKNDTLQLNIDPEVFINESRGITKKGVLKVLARLYDPCGFASPLILPGKLIFQELCKRKLKWEDILPEDMQMLWENIVRNLAAIRDVKVPRYVGDTCEQTEEIVQYELHGFTDASMNSYAAIVYLRLIGKNKTAVTFLMSKTKITPIEDKNDLKIPRLELLSFLIGSRLLKYIHDHIDINLSKLYLWSDSQVVLAWMKTSKLLPPFVARRVNEIKQTSRTLGIELRYVDTKNNPADIATRPELWHKKRELWFYGPKFLTQEGKHWPSDTQINKEICLVGRALDMVDGPEMTSKGYENEELALTTEEQELTEQLREESSNVDRTSGNDVTTDNIKRIQKEYFPNEVMGKKTNLSLDLGIFRDIDGVLRSKGRFGQANLPYDKKYPIVIPKQSSLATQIIKRTHEENYHVGVPHTLSIIREKYWIPQGRAQVQKVIRSCPQCVKYGGGPFQLPPAPELPSARVNYSSPFHFTGIDYLGPVLVDTEKGKEKRWICLLTCLAVRALHLELVKDLSAKECLLAIRRFTAIRGIPDTITSDNALQFKLTSEVLSSDYCVKKGIKWKFIAQLAPWQGGFYERLVALVKHCLKRTLDKHLLTDTQMTTVLKEVESVLNTRPLTAVGAEPEEVLKPADFLTLGQCLDFDTDLQTSNQQLTNTKVDLVQSWKRGQMILEEYKRMFINQYLPSLRERSFHTHKQPRIKSKKVPEIGNIVQIRDDSKNRTNWKVGKIVSLIKGQDGVVRVARVKVNDTELTRSLGHLYPLEADDVEETCIPDKELVDQEENRVVRVENTLDYRNVNEVPQVPVSDTGSLNLPMDQVIDNTNPQTVPSDEPLSLQENSPTPVEETCPPPTDLVEGSVNESSSRNEKRDAAIKAKEKIAEWTRHLLTVL; from the exons ATGGCCATAGAGCCTCTAAATGCTTCAGTAAAAAGAAGTGTCCTCATTGTAATAAATTCCACAACAGAGCTTTGTGCCCGCAGAAAactaaaaaag ACTGCAGTAACCCAGATAGCGGGCCAGCACAACAAACACCTGACATGTAGATTACTCATGGATTGTGGAAGTATGAGGTCATATATCACAAACAGATTAGCAAAAGAccttgaaattaaaaaagataaaGAAGTTGATTTAATCGTCTACACATTTGGATCCAATAAACCTTATACTATTAAGAGTTCATCAGCAGAGGTAACTGTTTTAACAAAGAGGCAAATTGAgaagaaaataaaagtaaacattgTACCACACATAACAGATCATGTCCCAGTTGTCAAGATTGATCATCCCAAAATAGATATAACTGCTGATGATGAGTCGGTCGGTCAAAGAGTAGACCTGTTGATTGGTAATGATTTGTATTTTTCGTTCCTCAGAAAggatttgttaaaaataaaagatgatttatatttgattgattCAGATTTTGGATGGCTGACTGGAGGTTTCGATAAAGCTTTCAATAATAACAATGAAGACGTGCTGTCAGTTGTGACATATTGTAGTTGCCATGATGCTAACTGTCCATACTTCTCCGAGCCAGATCTTCCCCTCCGTAACATAGATATAAAGTTTTTATGGGCACTCGAGAGTATTGGCATCACAGATTCACCAAAAACAACAAAGGAAGAAGAAGCAGTTCATCACTTTAATGAAAATGTCAAATACTGTGAAGGGAGATACCAAGTTAAGTGGCCATGGGTACAATACCCACCGGAATTGCCCACAAATTACGGACTTGCTCTTGGACGGTTGAAAAGCTTATTAAAACGATCTGATGAAGAAACTCTTGACAACTATAAGGAGATCCTAAAAGAACAGTTAGAAGCTAATGTGATTGAGATAGTCCAGCCTTCAccttttcatgaaattacaCATCCAATTCATTTTTTGCCTCACCATATTGTAAAACAAAAGGGGAAGAGAGGGCGCATAGTATATGACGCCTCATCAAAAATTAAGAATGAAAAGAGCCTTAACGAATGTCTATATGGAGGCCCATCTATGTTGGAAGATCTTACGGGACTAATCTTTAATTTCAGAACAGGTAAAATAGGCATAACAGCTGATGTGGAAAGAGCTTTTCTCCAAGTGGGACTCCAAACAGAAGATAGAGATGTTACCAGATTTCTTTGGGTTAAAGATCCCTCAAAAGAAGTAACGGATGACAATATTGTACAGTACCGCTTTTGTCGTGTCCCATTTGGAATTATATCCAGCCCTTTTCTATTGACGGCAACCATCAGACATCATATTTCAAAGACAGAAAATTCCCTATTATCAAAAATAGCAGACAGATGCTATGTGGACAATTTGGTAACGTCAGCTGATTCCAACAAAGAAGCTCTACAACTGTACAAGGACACAAACCGCGTGTTCCATGAACTAGGTATGAATATTAGAGACTGGATGTCTAATGACAAAAGCTTTGTTGGAGAAATTCCTTTATCTCAGAGAGAAAAACGGACAGATAAGATGAAGATTCTCGGCTTATTATGGGATATAAAGAATGACACCCTACAACTTAATATAGATCCAGAAGTTTTTATCAATGAGTCAAGAGGAATCACCAAGAAAGGGGTGCTCAAGGTACTAGCACGCTTATATGATCCCTGCGGTTTTGCCTCACCTCTAATACTTCCTGGCAAGTTAATATTTCAGGAGCTCTGCAAAAGGAAACTGAAATGGGAAGATATATTGCCAGAGGATATGCAGATGTTATGGGAGAACATAGTTAGAAACCTGGCTGCTATAAGGGACGTAAAAGTACCAAGATATGTCGGAGACACATGTGAACAAACAGAAGAGATCGTACAGTATGAACTGCATGGTTTTACAGATGCGTCTATGAATTCATACGCAGCCATTGTATACTTGAGACTGATAGGCAAAAACAAGACAGCAGTCACCTTTCTAATGTCTAAAACGAAGATCACACCAATAGAAGACAAAAATGATTTGAAAATCccgagacttgaattgttatccTTTTTGATTGGAAGCAGGTTACTGAAATATATACATGATCATATAGATATAAACCTTTCAAAGTTGTATCTATGGTCTGACAGCCAAGTTGTCTTGGCATGGATGAAGACAAGCAAATTACTGCCTCCATTTGTCGCAAGACgcgttaatgaaataaaacaaaccagTCGTACTCTGGGTATAGAACTGCGTTATGTGGATACAAAAAATAACCCAGCAGATATAGCAACTAGACCAGAATTATGGCATAAGAAACGAGAGTTGTGGTTTTATGGGCCAAAATTCCTTACCCAAGAGGGAAAACATTGGCCTAGTGACACCCAAATTAATAAAGAGATTTGCTTGGTCGGGAGGGCTCTGGACATGGTTGATGGTCCAGAGATGACTTCGAAAGGTTATGAAAACGAAGAATTAGCCCTCACAACAGAAGAGCAAGAACTCACCGAGCAATTGAGAGAGGAATCTTCAAATGTTGATAGAACATCTGGAAATGATGTCACTACAGACAACATTAAAAGGATTCAGAAAGAATATTTTCCGAACGAGGTCATGGGAAAGAAAACTAATCTGTCACTAGATTTAGGAATATTCAGAGACATAGATGGAGTGTTGAGGAGCAAAGGACGTTTTGGGCAAGCAAATTTGCCATATGATAAGAAGTATCCAATAGTGATTCCAAAACAATCCTCATTGGCAACCCAAATTATTAAAAGGACACATGAAGAAAACTATCATGTGGGGGTGCCCCACACCTTGAGTATTATAAGAGAAAAATACTGGATACCCCAAGGCCGTGCTCAGGTACAGAAAGTAATTAGAAGTTGCCCACAATGTGTGAAGTACGGTGGCGGCCCCTTTCAGTTACCACCAGCACCGGAGTTACCTAGTGCAAGAGTAAATTATAGCTCACCTTTCCATTTTACCGGCATAGACTACCTAGGACCtgtactggtagatacagaaaaaggAAAAGAAAAGAGGTGGATATGTCTATTAACATGTTTAGCAGTACGAGCTTTACATCTAGAATTAGTTAAAGACTTATCAGCGAAGGAGTGCTTACTAGCCATTAGAAGATTTACAGCCATTAGAGGCATACCGGATACCATAACCTCAGATAACGCACTCCAATTCAAACTGACCAGTGAAGTCCTGTCGTCAGACTACTGTGTGAAAAAAGGTATTAAGTGGAAATTCATAGCTCAGCTGGCACCATGGCAGGGAGGTTTTTATGAAAGACTTGTAGCCTTAGTTAAGCACTGTTTGAAACGCACTTTGGACAAGCATCTGTTGACAGATACCCAGATGACAACAGTCCTTAAAGAAGTGGAATCGGTACTTAACACTAGACCACTGACTGCAGTAGGTGCAGAGCCAGAAGAAGTACTGAAACCAGCCGACTTCCTGACCCTAGGACAATGCTTGGATTTTGACACAGACTTACAGACTTCAAATCAACAGTTAACAAACACCAAAGTTGATCTGGTCCAAAGCTGGAAAAGAGGTCAAATGATTCTTGAAGAATACAAAAGAATGTTTATTAATCAATACCTGCCAAGTCTCAGAGAGAGATCCTTCCACACGCACAAACAACCAAGAATTAAGTCTAAAAAAGTACCTGAAATAGGGAATATAGTCCAAATCCGAGATGACTCCAAGAATAGGACAAATTGGAAAGTGGGGAAAATTGTCTCTCTGATTAAAGGCCAAGATGGTGTTGTAAGAGTTGCTAGAGTTAAAGTTAATGATACAGAATTAACACGGTCTCTTGGCCATCTGTACCCGTTAGAAGCAGACGATGTTGAAGAAACATGTATACCTGATAAAGAATTGGTAGATCAGGAAGAGAATAGAGTAGTAAGAGTGGAAAATACTTTAGACTACAGGAATGTCAATGAAGTACCTCAAGTGCCTGTATCGGACACAGGCAGCCTGAATTTGCCTATGGATCAAGTGATTGATAACACAAATCCTCAGACCGTTCCTAGTGATGAACCATTATCGTTACAAGAAAATTCACCAACTCCGGTAGAAGAAACTTGCCCTCCTCCGACAGACTTAGTTGAAGGTTCAGTAAACGAAAGTTCTAGCAGGAATGAGAAGAGAGACGCTGCCATTAAAGCCAAAGAGAAGATAGCGGAATGGACGCGTCACCTGTTAACCGTCTTGTAA